One stretch of Rhizobium rhizoryzae DNA includes these proteins:
- the coaE gene encoding dephospho-CoA kinase (Dephospho-CoA kinase (CoaE) performs the final step in coenzyme A biosynthesis.): MIRIGLTGSIGMGKSTTAKLFAEQGVPVNDADQVVHELYAGSAVAAIENSFPGTAQNGVVNRTELSRQLALHPERFKELEAIIHPLVREGERAFLERQQSVGQDIVLLDIPLLFETGAEDRVDVIVVVSCEADLQRQRVLARPGMTAEKFDLILSRQMPDTEKRKRADFIIDTGQGIEEARRQVIQVLNSIRSGANEEAENHA, translated from the coding sequence ATGATCCGCATTGGCCTTACTGGCTCGATTGGCATGGGAAAATCCACGACTGCAAAGCTGTTTGCCGAGCAGGGCGTGCCCGTCAATGATGCCGATCAGGTTGTCCACGAACTCTATGCCGGGAGTGCCGTGGCAGCTATCGAAAATAGTTTTCCCGGTACCGCTCAAAACGGCGTGGTGAACAGAACCGAATTATCTCGCCAACTTGCACTCCACCCTGAACGCTTCAAGGAACTGGAAGCCATCATCCATCCGCTTGTGCGCGAGGGTGAACGCGCCTTCCTCGAACGGCAACAATCCGTTGGGCAGGATATCGTGCTTCTGGATATTCCGCTGCTGTTTGAAACGGGCGCGGAAGACCGGGTTGACGTCATCGTTGTTGTAAGTTGCGAGGCGGATCTGCAGAGGCAGCGCGTTTTGGCGAGGCCGGGTATGACGGCAGAGAAATTCGACCTGATTCTCTCTCGTCAGATGCCGGATACTGAAAAGCGCAAACGCGCAGACTTTATCATCGATACAGGGCAAGGCATCGAGGAAGCGCGTCGTCAGGTCATACAGGTCTTGAATTCAATTCGCTCTGGGGCGAACGAGGAAGCCGAAAATCATGCGTGA
- a CDS encoding FxsA family protein, whose amino-acid sequence MRNTLFPLVLLALPLAEIAGFVIVGKWVGVFGTLGLIILSGLVGTLLLRVQGLGVLRQVQADSRLGRVPAETIGHGAMMVVGAILLIIPGFITDIVGLILFVPFIRRWIWKRMAQRIVVRSSFTQTSGANPSSTMSEQVIDLEDNEYERKPNPSSPWSSGPDPNGPKLGS is encoded by the coding sequence ATGCGCAACACTCTTTTTCCTTTGGTCCTCCTTGCTTTGCCGTTGGCAGAGATCGCAGGCTTCGTCATTGTTGGAAAATGGGTGGGTGTGTTCGGAACGCTTGGCCTGATCATCCTGTCCGGGTTGGTGGGAACGTTGCTCCTGCGTGTCCAGGGTCTCGGAGTTCTGCGGCAAGTTCAGGCCGACAGTCGTCTCGGGCGTGTTCCCGCGGAAACAATTGGCCACGGAGCCATGATGGTTGTTGGCGCTATCCTCTTGATAATTCCGGGATTCATAACGGATATCGTGGGATTGATCCTTTTCGTCCCCTTCATTCGTCGCTGGATCTGGAAGCGCATGGCGCAGCGGATCGTCGTCAGGTCTTCGTTTACGCAAACGTCCGGCGCGAACCCCTCATCAACGATGAGCGAACAAGTTATCGACCTCGAAGACAACGAGTATGAACGCAAACCGAATCCGTCATCGCCCTGGTCTTCGGGACCGGATCCGAACGGCCCGAAGCTTGGCTCCTAG
- the secB gene encoding protein-export chaperone SecB yields the protein MANEDDQNPSLTILAQYTKDLSFENPGAPRSLQARDKAPGININVNVNANPLSDTEFDVVLSLSAEAKDGDKVVFATELVYGGVFRITGFPQEHMLPVLFIECPRLLFPFARQIISDVTRNGGFPPLMIDPIDFGQMFAQRLAQEESRSSLNS from the coding sequence ATGGCCAATGAAGACGATCAGAACCCATCCCTCACAATTCTTGCGCAGTACACGAAGGACCTGTCCTTCGAAAATCCAGGCGCTCCGCGTTCACTGCAGGCACGTGACAAGGCTCCCGGCATCAATATCAATGTGAACGTCAACGCGAACCCATTGTCCGACACGGAATTCGATGTCGTGCTGTCGCTCAGTGCGGAAGCCAAGGATGGCGATAAGGTCGTCTTTGCAACGGAACTGGTTTACGGCGGCGTTTTCCGCATCACTGGATTCCCGCAGGAACATATGCTGCCGGTGCTTTTCATCGAATGCCCGCGGCTGCTCTTCCCGTTCGCGCGTCAGATCATCTCCGATGTCACGCGCAATGGCGGCTTCCCACCGCTGATGATCGACCCGATTGATTTCGGCCAGATGTTTGCACAGCGTCTTGCCCAGGAAGAGTCGCGTTCCTCGTTGAACAGCTGA
- a CDS encoding Maf-like protein, with the protein MQPKLILASSSPFRRSLMENAGLVFEWSAANIDERKMEAELQKSAAGPREVAQHLSRAKAMDVSQRYPDAFVIGSDQTMSLGEHVFHKPKNREEAKATLIALSGNVHYLNSGISIVRSGHVEWEGVFSASLHVRELSDKFIERYLDRVGDKVMTSVGAYQLEGEGIHLFSRIDGDYFTILGLPMLPLLEALRNLGVIDV; encoded by the coding sequence TTGCAACCGAAACTCATTCTGGCTTCGTCCAGTCCTTTTCGCCGCAGCTTGATGGAAAACGCCGGACTGGTGTTCGAATGGTCTGCTGCCAATATAGACGAGCGAAAGATGGAAGCTGAGCTGCAAAAAAGTGCAGCAGGGCCCAGAGAGGTAGCGCAGCATCTCTCACGGGCAAAAGCGATGGATGTCAGCCAACGGTATCCGGATGCTTTTGTCATCGGTTCAGACCAGACCATGTCTCTCGGCGAGCACGTCTTTCACAAGCCTAAGAACCGCGAAGAGGCAAAAGCGACCTTGATCGCCCTCTCCGGCAACGTTCATTATCTGAATAGCGGAATCTCCATTGTCCGCAGCGGTCATGTTGAGTGGGAAGGCGTATTCTCGGCCTCCCTCCATGTCCGCGAGCTTTCGGACAAGTTTATCGAACGCTATCTTGATCGCGTTGGAGACAAGGTCATGACAAGCGTGGGAGCGTATCAGCTTGAAGGAGAGGGGATCCATCTCTTCTCACGCATTGACGGCGACTATTTCACCATCCTTGGCCTCCCCATGCTTCCCCTTTTAGAGGCCCTCCGAAATCTGGGAGTGATTGATGTCTGA
- the dnaQ gene encoding DNA polymerase III subunit epsilon codes for MREIIFDTETTGLETRVDRVIEIGGIELLNHFPTGRTFHVYINPGDRKVHPDALAVHGITDDFLKDKPVFAEIVDDLRTFFEGAKWIAHNATFDMGFINAEFDRLGIPPVSPEHVIDTLALARRKHPMGPNSLDALCRRYGIDNSHRTKHGALLDSELLAEVYIEMIGGRQAALVLGGSEAARTINEAEDIEVIISARPRPLAPRLTQVEIEAHQAMVGSIGAKALWTRYSS; via the coding sequence ATGCGTGAGATCATATTCGATACGGAAACCACAGGTCTTGAAACAAGAGTTGATCGTGTGATCGAAATCGGTGGCATCGAGCTTCTCAATCATTTTCCGACCGGTCGGACCTTTCATGTCTACATCAACCCAGGCGACCGCAAGGTCCATCCGGATGCTTTGGCAGTTCATGGGATCACAGACGATTTCCTGAAAGACAAGCCGGTCTTTGCCGAAATTGTTGATGATCTGAGAACCTTCTTCGAAGGTGCGAAATGGATCGCTCATAACGCAACCTTCGATATGGGTTTCATCAATGCCGAGTTTGACAGGCTCGGGATCCCGCCCGTTTCTCCGGAACACGTCATCGATACTCTGGCACTGGCCCGCCGAAAGCATCCCATGGGACCAAATTCTCTGGATGCTCTCTGCCGACGTTACGGGATAGACAACTCCCATCGGACGAAGCACGGGGCACTTCTCGACTCCGAGCTTCTTGCCGAAGTGTACATTGAAATGATCGGCGGAAGGCAAGCAGCTCTGGTGCTGGGTGGATCTGAAGCTGCGCGAACGATCAATGAGGCTGAAGACATCGAGGTCATAATCTCAGCTCGACCGAGACCGCTCGCGCCACGGCTGACGCAAGTCGAAATCGAGGCGCATCAGGCCATGGTCGGCAGCATTGGGGCGAAGGCCCTTTGGACTCGCTACTCCTCCTGA
- a CDS encoding Smr/MutS family protein: protein MSGRKLDGDERILWGKVARTTRPMPGRLEQLLEFEDALDAEVREPKQTFALNPAKKQSESHESQDGIQKPKGQHHPLERPVKRKIARGRLALEARIDLHGMIQSEAHGILLDFLLRAHERGLRHVLVITGKGSSLGSEGALKRAVPLWFSKTEFRFLISSYETAARQHGGEGALYVRLSRRGQT, encoded by the coding sequence ATGAGCGGTCGCAAGCTGGATGGCGATGAGCGAATTCTGTGGGGCAAGGTGGCGCGCACCACGCGTCCTATGCCCGGGCGCCTGGAACAACTGCTTGAATTCGAAGACGCTCTCGATGCAGAGGTGCGAGAGCCTAAACAGACCTTCGCTTTGAATCCGGCTAAAAAACAGTCAGAATCTCATGAAAGTCAGGATGGTATTCAGAAGCCGAAAGGCCAGCATCATCCACTGGAGCGCCCCGTCAAGCGCAAGATCGCCAGAGGTCGACTGGCACTTGAAGCGCGCATCGACCTCCATGGCATGATCCAGAGTGAGGCGCACGGCATCCTTCTGGATTTCCTGCTACGAGCCCATGAACGGGGGCTGCGCCATGTGCTTGTCATTACCGGCAAAGGCAGTTCGCTTGGCAGCGAAGGTGCGCTGAAGCGGGCCGTGCCGCTGTGGTTCTCCAAGACCGAGTTTCGCTTTCTTATTTCGTCTTATGAAACGGCAGCACGCCAGCATGGTGGTGAAGGTGCCCTGTATGTCCGCCTCAGCCGGAGAGGGCAGACGTGA
- the mltA gene encoding murein transglycosylase A encodes MTHNLPQLRVIDFADVEGWNTDDPRPVFEGMRHCLNYLRQGKPYKTGALGLSAQDLIPLLEKAETLGPPQSAAAARTFFEETCVPFAICPDDIQTGFVTAFYEPEVEVSDRQESGYQYPFYSRPSDLVDVDETNRPAGMDPYYAFGRVTGSGIEPYPDRKSIDQGYLEGQGLEIAWAKSKVDVFFTHVQGAARLRYPDGRVKRITYAAKAGHPFSPIGRLLIDRGEIDATTVSMQTIRSWLNENPTKRDEVLWHNRSYIFFREAEVSEQDLGPIAAAKVPLIAGRSLAVDRLIHTFGFPFFIRSESLTHLDDGLPFARLMLALDTGSAIVGPTRGDIFTGSGFEAGEKAGTVRNNALFFIFVPKQAAIRFMP; translated from the coding sequence ATGACACATAATCTGCCGCAACTTCGTGTGATCGACTTTGCCGATGTCGAAGGCTGGAACACGGATGATCCGCGTCCCGTCTTCGAGGGTATGCGCCATTGCTTGAACTACTTGCGGCAGGGAAAGCCCTATAAGACAGGCGCGCTGGGTCTTTCCGCGCAGGATTTGATTCCCTTGCTGGAGAAGGCGGAAACTCTGGGCCCGCCGCAAAGCGCCGCCGCGGCGCGTACATTCTTTGAGGAAACCTGCGTTCCCTTTGCAATCTGTCCAGATGACATCCAGACCGGCTTCGTGACCGCGTTTTATGAACCGGAAGTCGAGGTGAGCGACAGGCAGGAATCCGGCTATCAATATCCGTTTTATAGTCGGCCGTCTGATCTCGTTGATGTGGATGAGACCAACCGTCCGGCAGGCATGGACCCCTACTACGCCTTTGGGCGGGTAACGGGGAGCGGAATTGAGCCATACCCCGATCGAAAATCCATCGATCAGGGCTATCTGGAGGGTCAGGGTCTCGAGATTGCCTGGGCGAAATCGAAGGTCGATGTTTTCTTTACGCATGTGCAGGGAGCGGCGAGGCTTCGTTATCCAGATGGCCGTGTAAAGCGGATCACCTATGCGGCAAAGGCAGGACATCCATTTTCACCCATCGGACGGCTTCTGATCGATCGCGGTGAGATTGACGCTACAACAGTCTCCATGCAGACGATCCGCTCATGGCTGAACGAAAATCCGACTAAGCGAGACGAGGTTCTCTGGCACAACAGGTCTTATATCTTCTTTCGGGAAGCAGAGGTCAGTGAGCAGGATCTCGGCCCGATTGCGGCTGCAAAAGTTCCCTTGATCGCAGGGCGTTCGCTGGCTGTTGACAGGCTGATCCATACATTTGGTTTTCCATTTTTCATTCGCTCGGAAAGCCTCACTCATCTTGATGATGGGCTACCCTTCGCGCGCCTCATGCTGGCCCTCGATACGGGATCAGCGATTGTTGGTCCAACCCGCGGTGACATCTTCACAGGCTCCGGTTTCGAAGCAGGAGAGAAAGCGGGAACAGTGCGCAACAACGCACTGTTCTTTATCTTTGTGCCGAAGCAGGCTGCAATCAGGTTCATGCCATGA
- a CDS encoding Tim44/TimA family putative adaptor protein produces MGANDFITLFFLVAAVLIFLQLRSVLGRRTGHEKPPADPFSARQSIKTTGSEEEKVVTLPRRETVDEEQRWVEVDAIAKPGTELNEGLRHLIKADPSFRPKDFLNGARMAYEMIVMAFADGDRKTLKGLLSKEVYDGFNAAITEREARGEVIKSTFVGIDKTDFLQATVKDQEELITLKIVSQLISATYDRDNKIVDGDAETVGEVIDIWTFARDIRSRDPNWKLVATESEQ; encoded by the coding sequence ATGGGCGCGAACGACTTCATAACTTTGTTCTTTCTGGTCGCCGCTGTGCTGATCTTTCTGCAGCTGAGAAGCGTTCTCGGACGCAGGACTGGCCACGAAAAACCCCCTGCCGATCCCTTCAGCGCGCGCCAATCAATCAAAACCACTGGCAGTGAGGAAGAAAAGGTCGTCACTCTGCCTCGACGGGAGACGGTTGACGAAGAGCAGCGCTGGGTGGAAGTGGATGCGATTGCGAAACCCGGTACCGAACTGAATGAGGGTCTGCGCCATCTTATCAAGGCAGATCCGTCCTTCCGTCCCAAGGATTTTCTCAACGGTGCCAGAATGGCCTACGAGATGATCGTCATGGCTTTTGCTGATGGAGACAGGAAGACCCTGAAGGGGCTTCTTTCGAAGGAGGTCTACGACGGCTTTAATGCGGCCATCACCGAGCGCGAAGCTCGTGGTGAGGTCATCAAGTCCACGTTCGTCGGAATAGACAAGACAGACTTTCTGCAAGCGACCGTCAAGGATCAGGAAGAGCTTATCACGTTGAAAATCGTCAGCCAGCTCATTTCGGCGACCTATGACCGCGACAACAAGATTGTCGATGGTGATGCGGAGACTGTCGGCGAGGTGATCGATATCTGGACTTTCGCGCGCGACATTCGCTCGCGTGATCCAAATTGGAAACTGGTCGCGACTGAATCCGAACAATGA
- a CDS encoding shikimate dehydrogenase, translated as MSDSRETLTAFVVGHPIHHSRSPMIHTHWLRGFGIAGEYRAIDVAPEQFGTFFSDLRTSKKFRGGNVTIPHKEVACKLADRPDELAQELGAANTLWVTDGLVHATNTDGYGFVANLDQRAPGWSKADKAVILGAGGASRAVIQAVRDRKIGEIHVVNRTVERARELADRFGSCVHAHEMGALREVMSGAGLFINTTSLGMDGQESIAIDFTGMQDEATVTDIVYVPLKTPMLKEAERQGKTTVDGLGMLLNQAVPGFEKWFGKRPAVDEQLRQLVISDMDKHQ; from the coding sequence ATGTCTGATTCACGTGAAACGTTAACCGCTTTCGTGGTCGGTCATCCCATCCATCATTCACGCTCGCCGATGATCCATACGCATTGGCTACGTGGTTTTGGAATAGCCGGCGAATATCGAGCGATTGACGTGGCTCCGGAGCAGTTTGGAACCTTCTTCTCTGACCTTCGGACCTCGAAAAAGTTTCGTGGTGGGAACGTCACCATTCCTCATAAGGAAGTCGCATGCAAACTTGCTGACCGACCGGATGAACTTGCTCAGGAACTTGGGGCGGCCAATACCCTGTGGGTCACCGATGGTTTGGTCCACGCAACCAATACGGACGGATATGGTTTTGTTGCCAATCTCGATCAGCGAGCACCAGGCTGGTCGAAGGCCGACAAGGCCGTCATCCTTGGAGCAGGTGGCGCCAGTCGTGCGGTGATCCAAGCGGTGCGTGATCGAAAGATTGGCGAAATCCATGTCGTCAACCGCACGGTGGAAAGGGCGAGGGAACTGGCCGACCGGTTTGGCTCGTGTGTTCATGCGCATGAGATGGGTGCCTTGCGCGAGGTCATGAGCGGAGCAGGCCTCTTCATCAATACAACCTCTCTTGGCATGGACGGACAGGAGTCGATTGCAATTGATTTTACGGGCATGCAGGACGAAGCGACCGTCACCGATATTGTCTACGTGCCGCTGAAGACCCCGATGCTTAAAGAGGCGGAACGGCAGGGAAAGACGACAGTGGATGGATTGGGCATGTTGCTCAATCAGGCAGTTCCCGGTTTTGAGAAATGGTTTGGCAAGCGACCGGCGGTCGATGAGCAGCTGCGTCAGCTCGTCATTTCGGATATGGACAAGCACCAATGA